The genomic DNA TTCCGACACTATCATTACAGCATCAATCCACCCATTGAGGTAGATAGTACTTGACGTTCTCATACACAAGGAAGGTGACCCAAGTAGCGGGCATCACCCTCACGACACCGGGCATCAGGCCGCGGTAGAAGCCCCTGGGGCCCTCCTCCTGCCAGATCCTCGCCACCACGCCTCGGATCCCGCGGCCGAAccgctcgtcggcgtcgtagTTCTGCAGCCGGCTCCGCAGCACCTGGTAAGGGTATGTCACGGCACCGGCGACCAGCTTCGCGGCGCTCGAGATGACCACGGTTGCCTCGTTGCTCAGCCGgcccccgtcgtcgcccttgcgCCGCCTGCCGGCAAAGTACATCTTCTTGGCGGGCTCGTACACGGCGAACTGCACGGCGCCGTGCGACACGCCGATGAGGctgacgccgaggccgcggtAGAAGCCGCGCCAGCCCTCGGAGCGGTACAAGACCCGGGCGCCGGCCCACATGCTCGAGTAGGCCCCCGCGGCGGTGCGGTCGGAGGAGATCATGCGTGTCTTGAGAACCCAGACGGGATTCGTCAGGACCTGCGTGagcgcgccggcgagggccgacgagacgaag from Colletotrichum higginsianum IMI 349063 chromosome 3, whole genome shotgun sequence includes the following:
- a CDS encoding Mitochondrial folate carrier protein; translated protein: MFTLSEESKERIGKIIEISRIAIHYGYLPLVLYLGYTRSEPRPPFIRTLQCDRESLDSMSDSKNAGISPALVESVAGLSAGSVATLVVHPLDIVKTRMQIHRSAANPSVSLTTMSLIRTLTQNPHPIASLYRGLTPNLIGNASSWSAFFFFKSRVERAFAYWRAGYLPLAHGSGLEARNLTKEHLTTQDFFVSSALAGALTQVLTNPVWVLKTRMISSDRTAAGAYSSMWAGARVLYRSEGWRGFYRGLGVSLIGVSHGAVQFAVYEPAKKMYFAGRRRKGDDGGRLSNEATVVISSAAKLVAGAVTYPYQVLRSRLQNYDADERFGRGIRGVVARIWQEEGPRGFYRGLMPGVVRVMPATWVTFLVYENVKYYLPQWVD